Proteins encoded in a region of the Zea mays cultivar B73 chromosome 4, Zm-B73-REFERENCE-NAM-5.0, whole genome shotgun sequence genome:
- the LOC103652922 gene encoding putative pentatricopeptide repeat-containing protein At5g52630, with protein MASVPSVAVPVAASGFPAAGGADSRRPPPSSVSAADKNNWNGRSIQAAQNGSTMEAPLRPLDVGEAMAMLREGKTVQSAMYVPLLHVCVETGSLGGARALHGHMVKTGTSADMFVATSLVNAYMRCGASQDARSLFDQMPEKNVVTWTALITGYTVNSQLLEALEVFVEMLEAGRYPSHYTLGAMLNACSASNNADLGSQVHGYTIKYRALSITSIGNSLCRMYAKSGSLESAMRAFRMVPDKNVITWTTMISACAEDENYTELGLTLFLDMLMDGVLPNEFTLTSVMSLCGTRLDLNLGKQVQAFCFKIGCQTNIPVKNSTMYLYLRKGETDEAMRFFEEMDDVSIITWNAMISGYAQIMETAKDDLHARSRGFQALKVFRNLKRSAMKPDLFTFSSILSVCSSMMALEQGEQIHAQTIKTGFLSDVVVNSALVNMYNKCGCIEDATKAFVEMSIRTLVTWTSMISGYSQHGRPQEAIQLFEDMRFAGVRPNEITFVCVLSACSYAGLAEKAEHYFDMMKEEYKIEPIVDHYGCMVDMFVRLGRLDDAFAFIRRTGFEPNEAIWSSLVAGCRSHGNMELAFYAADRLIELRPKGIETYVLLLNMYISNERWHDVARVRKLMKQEGLGVLMDRSWITIKDKVYFFKANDKTHELSDELYQLLENLLEKAKTIGYEPYQSAELSDSEDDKKPPAGSVRHHSERLAVALGLLQTPPGATVRVTKNITMCRDCHSSIKFFSLLANREIVVRDSKRLHKFKDGRCSCGDFGALL; from the exons ATGGCGTccgtgccttccgttgccgtccccgtcgccgcctcGGGCTTCCCGGCTGCCGGCGGGGCTGACTCCCGGAGGCCGCCACCGAGCTCCGTCTCCGCCGCCGATAAG AACAATTGGAATGGCAGGAGCATCCAAGCAGCGCAGAATGGCAGCACCATGGAAGCGCCGCTGCGGCCTCTCGACGTCGGCGAAGCAATGGCCATGCTCAGGGAGGGGAAGACGGTGCAGTCGGCGATGTACGTGCCACTGCTGCACGTGTGCGTCGAGACCGGCAGCCTCGGCGGCGCCAGGGCCTTGCACGGGCACATGGTCAAGACGGGGACCAGCGCGGACATGTTCGTCGCCACATCTCTCGTCAATGCTTACATGCGGTGCGGGGCGAGCCAGGACGCGCGTAGCCTCTTCGACCAAATGCCTGAGAAGAATGTCGTGACGTGGACCGCGCTCATCACAGGCTACACTGTAAACTCTCAACTGTTGGAGGCACTCGAGGTGTTCGTCGAGATGCTGGAGGCCGGGAGGTACCCCTCACATTACACGCTGGGTGCCATGTTGAATGCGTGCTCTGCTTCCAACAACGCTGACCTTGGCAGCCAGGTTCATGGATACACGATTAAGTATCGTGCTCTCTCCATAACGAGCATAGGGAACTCGCTCTGTCGAATGTATGCCAAGTCTGGGAGCTTGGAATCTGCCATGAGGGCCTTCCGGATGGTCCCTGATAAGAATGTCATCACATGGACGACAATGATATCTGCCTGTGCTGAAGACGAGAACTACACGGAGCTTGGACTGACTCTGTTCCTTGATATGCTTATGGATGGAGTACTTCCCAATGAGTTTACCTTGACGAGTGTCATGAGCTTGTGTGGTACAAGGCTAGATCTTAACCTAGGCAAGCAAGTCCAAGCCTTCTGCTTCAAAATTGGGTGCCAAACAAACATTCCAGTAAAGAACTCGACGATGTACCTCTATTTGAGAAAGGGTGAAACCGATGAGGCCATGCGGTTTTTTGAAGAGATGGATGATGTCAGTATCATCACGTGGAACGCCATGATCTCGGGCTACGCTCAGATCATGGAGACCGCTAAGGATGATCTTCATGCTCGTTCCAGAGGTTTCCAGGCACTAAAGGTTTTCCGCAACCTCAAGAGGTCTGCAATGAAGCCTGATTTATTCACCTTCTCAAGCATCCTGTCTGTCTGTAGTTCCATGATGGCCTTAGAGCAGGGTGAGCAAATCCATGCACAGACGATAAAGACTGGTTTCCTGTCAGATGTCGTTGTGAACAGCGCACTGGTAAACATGTATAACAAGTGTGGTTGTATCGAAGATGCAACTAAAGCCTTTGTCGAGATGTCGATACGGACTCTTGTCACGTGGACTTCTATGATCTCAGGGTACTCACAGCATGGCCGGCCCCAGGAAGCTATACAGCTCTTTGAGGACATGAGATTTGCTGGAGTGAGACCAAATGAAATCACATTTGTATGCGTGCTCTCAGCCTGCAGCTATGCTGGTTTAGCCGAGAAGGCTGAGCACTACTTCGATATGATGAAGGAAGAGTACAAAATAGAGCCTATTGTGGACCACTATGGGTGCATGGTTGACATGTTTGTGCGCTTGGGCCGACTGGACGATGCATTTGCCTTCATCAGAAGGACGGGTTTCGAACCAAACGAAGCCATCTGGTCCAGCTTGGTTGCTGGTTGCCGGAGCCATGGAAACATGGAGCTTGCCTTCTATGCAGCTGATAGACTGATCGAGCTCAGACCAAAAGGAATTGAAACCTATGTCTTGCTGTTGAACATGTACATTTCCAATGAGAGATGGCATGATGTGGCTAGAGTGCGCAAGCTGATGAAACAGGAGGGTCTTGGGGTTCTCATGGACCGCAGCTGGATtacaatcaaggacaaggtatatTTCTTCAAAGCTAATGATAAGACGCACGAACTGAGTGATGAGCTGTATCAACTGCTGGAGAATTTACTGGAGAAGGCTAAAACCATTGGGTATGAACCGTACCAGAGCGCTGAGTTATCTGACAGCGAGGACGACAAGAAGCCTCCTGCAGGTTCAGTAAGACACCACAGCGAGAGGTTGGCTGTTGCACTGGGGCTGCTCCAAACACCTCCAGGCGCAACAGTTCGCGTCACGAAGAACATCACCATGTGCAGGGACTGCCACAGCTCTATTAAGTTTTTCTCATTGCTTGCGAACAGAGAGATTGTTGTCCGGGATAGTAAACGGCTTCACAAGTTCAAGGACGGCCGATGCTCTTGTGGAGATTTTGGTGCGTTACTGTGA
- the LOC103652923 gene encoding uncharacterized protein, which translates to MAGNNGGNIPKFGEWKTTDGGSPYTMYFDNARKRRNNSGITVAPEASPVRTNTVPGGKDGVKPLNQQDGANRSRNQAKAAQGSSVPTWGQWNESNSGAGAHQYTLFFDQLREERKSAPPTPSVEQLQKPHQTRPTHRDLYDHVPKGSKCCGLF; encoded by the exons ATGGCT GGTAATAATGGTGGGAATATCCCCAAATTTGGTGAGTGGAAGACCACTGACGGAGGCTCCCCTTATACCATGTACTTCGACAATGCCAGGAAACGAAGGAACAACAGTGGCATAACAGTTGCCCCTGAGGCATCTCCAGTTCGCACGAACACTGTCCCAGGTGGCAAGGACGGTGTCAAGCCACTGAACCAACAGGACGGTGCCAACCGCTCACGAAACCAAGCCAAA GCTGCACAAGGTAGCTCAGTGCCAACATGGGGCCAGTGGAACGAAAGCAACAGCGGGGCAGGCGCACACCAGTATACGCTTTTCTTCGACCAGCTAAGGGAGGAAAGGAAGAGCGCTCCTCCAACGCCTAGCGTCGAGCAACTACAAAAACCTCATCAGACTCGACCCACTCATCGTGATCTCTATGACCATGTACCCAAG GGATCTAAATGCTGTGGGTTGTTTTGA